The proteins below come from a single Necator americanus strain Aroian chromosome V, whole genome shotgun sequence genomic window:
- a CDS encoding hypothetical protein (NECATOR_CHRV.G21181.T1): MRLMLLWLLRKRYDLRMWSAWLIVIYTITCLLVIGIIAIGVWFVRVDMQRSKMISEKYVDTSKATDV, translated from the exons ATGCGTTTAATGCTTTTGTGGCTCTTAAGGAAACGTTACGATTTGAG GATGTGGTCGGCATGGTTGATAGTAATCTACACAATCACTTGCTTACTAGTGATAGGAATAATAGCCATTGGAGTGTGGTTCGTTCGAGTCGACATGCAGCGATCGAAAATGATATCAG aaaaatatgTCGACACGAGTAAAGCGACAGATGTTTAG